Within the Enterococcus hirae ATCC 9790 genome, the region ACTACTCTGCTCTTCATTAGCCTTCGTAGAGAATTCCTGCTTTTATCAACTGTTGCTTAATCGTTCTCAACACATTAGTATCTGGATAACGGATGGTATGCAGATGAATCCCATCGGTCAGCTCAGATAACAACGTAGCATTACTTTTTTTATAGCGTTTCATAAACAATTCAATTTCTTGAGTTGTTTGGATATGAAGCATGCCTGTCAACTCACCATATAAGGGATGTTCTACAATGACATCTAAAACTTCGCCACCAGCTTCAACGATCAAGCGCAACTCTTCTTCTGTTTGCTCACGACCATGTTGGACAGCAATCTTGCTCACTAAGCCGTTCTGTGTTTCATTGGTTTCAAGAACGTAACCTCTTGCCGTTGCAATAATAGCCGCGCCTGATGCTCTTAACAATGCAATGTCTCCGACGATAATTTGACGGCTCACTTGAAACCGTGAAGCGAATTTGCTGGCACTGACCGGTTTTTCTTCATTTGCCAGGGTATGCAGGATTTCTTTACGCCGTGCTTCTCCATCAATCATCCACTTTCTCCCCATTTAATTCATTTTGATAGTCACGAGAATGTTTCATCAGATCGATATATGTCGCTGTGATCGTTTCTTTATATTTCGTATTTTCTAACCGACTAGCGATTTTTTCTAATACTTCTTGCTCCCTTTTTTCGTCATAGACTGCTTTTTTCGATGCTTGTTTGGTTTCGCCAATTTTCGTTACCGTGTCCATACGTTTTTCTAGTAATTTGACGATTTGTTGATCAATCTGATCGATTGTTTGACGTAAGTCTTCAAGTTTTTCTGGTTGTTGATCTTCTAATATTTTTTTGATTACTCGAGCAGGATTACCTGCAATCACTACATTATCAGGAAAAGATTTAGTTACAACAGAACCCGCTCCAACTACGACATTGTTTCCTAACGTAACACCTGGCGTAATGATCACACCACCACCAAGCCAGACATTATGACCAATTTTGATTGGTTTCGCATATTCTAAGCCACTATTTCTTTTCACTGGATGAAGTGGATGAGTGGCTGTATAAAGTTGAACATTTGGCGCAAACATGCAATTGTCGCCGATTTCGATCGTACTTACATCTAAAAATGTACAGTTGTAGTTCGCATAGAAGTTTTCACCTACACGAATATTGTAACCATAATCAAAATTGATCGTTGGCTCCATGTAGATTTTTTCTCCCGTTTTTCCAAAGGTTTCTTTTAGTAATTGAGAACGTAGCTCTGCTGTTTCTGCTTGGTTGATGATCGTACTTTGGCTTCTTGCGTATTGACGATCCGCTACTAATTCCGGATCATTAGCAAAATATAATTCGCCAGCAATCATTTTTTCTTTTTCTGTTCTAATGGTCATAATTTGCTCCTTTTGATAATTTTTCAAATACTATAGCACCGTCCGTTTGCAGAAAATCATATTCTTGGTCTAACTGGATTGGCTCTTGGTTGATTACTAAGATTTGAGACTTCGTATTACGAAATTGGATTAAGTCACAAAACGGGTGTACTTGAAAACTCGTTCCGACGATGACGATCAACTCTGCTTGTTGAACAGCCGATGTTGCTCGCTCTATGACTTCATCATTAAATCCTTCCCCATACAACACGATATCTGGTCGAATTTGTCCCCCACATGTTGCATGTTGATCTGTTTGTAAATAGGTTTCCCAAGAAACGGTGTTCCCACATTTCCTACAATAGCAATGATAAAGATTTCCGTGAAAATTCACAAGTTTTGGACTTCCCGCTTTTTCATGTAATCCATCGATATTTTGGGAAACTACCCAAACTTGCTTTTTTGAGGCTAACTTTGCCATTTCTAAGTGAATAATATTTGGTCTTGCTGTTGGATGATAGATTTTTTTCACAAATGAATAAAATTTTTGTGGCTCATTGTTCATTGCTTCATGACTTAGAAGGTATTCGGGTTGTTCCAATCCATGATAGATTCCTTTTAACGATCGATAGTCGGGAATACCAGAAGGCGTTGATACCCCAGCGCCAGTTAGGAAAGTGATTTTTGAACTAGTGGCTATTGTTGCTACCGCTTCTTCAACG harbors:
- a CDS encoding NAD-dependent protein deacylase, whose amino-acid sequence is MKKVTVEEAVATIATSSKITFLTGAGVSTPSGIPDYRSLKGIYHGLEQPEYLLSHEAMNNEPQKFYSFVKKIYHPTARPNIIHLEMAKLASKKQVWVVSQNIDGLHEKAGSPKLVNFHGNLYHCYCRKCGNTVSWETYLQTDQHATCGGQIRPDIVLYGEGFNDEVIERATSAVQQAELIVIVGTSFQVHPFCDLIQFRNTKSQILVINQEPIQLDQEYDFLQTDGAIVFEKLSKGANYDH
- a CDS encoding chorismate mutase, with protein sequence MTIRTEKEKMIAGELYFANDPELVADRQYARSQSTIINQAETAELRSQLLKETFGKTGEKIYMEPTINFDYGYNIRVGENFYANYNCTFLDVSTIEIGDNCMFAPNVQLYTATHPLHPVKRNSGLEYAKPIKIGHNVWLGGGVIITPGVTLGNNVVVGAGSVVTKSFPDNVVIAGNPARVIKKILEDQQPEKLEDLRQTIDQIDQQIVKLLEKRMDTVTKIGETKQASKKAVYDEKREQEVLEKIASRLENTKYKETITATYIDLMKHSRDYQNELNGEKVDD
- a CDS encoding transcription repressor NadR produces the protein MIDGEARRKEILHTLANEEKPVSASKFASRFQVSRQIIVGDIALLRASGAAIIATARGYVLETNETQNGLVSKIAVQHGREQTEEELRLIVEAGGEVLDVIVEHPLYGELTGMLHIQTTQEIELFMKRYKKSNATLLSELTDGIHLHTIRYPDTNVLRTIKQQLIKAGILYEG